One genomic segment of Mytilus galloprovincialis chromosome 5, xbMytGall1.hap1.1, whole genome shotgun sequence includes these proteins:
- the LOC143076963 gene encoding low affinity immunoglobulin epsilon Fc receptor-like — translation MLCLFSACINRDCHTGWIHFQNSCYLFGNDTLNWYQASSSCLSHHADLVKVETVDDEETFLKTTARALGTHFWLGARDDVTEGSWVWSADDSDLDYTDWYPAEPNNYLVEEDCLELSGVHNWQWNDAPCKTFLIQFICEKSALGLKPGIIG, via the exons ATGTTATGTTTATTTTCAGCTTGTATAAACCGTGATTGTCATACAGGATGGATACATTTTCAGAACTCGTGTTATTTATTTGGCAACGATACATTAAATTGGTATCAGGCATCG AGTTCTTGTCTATCTCATCATGCTGATCTTGTTAAAGTTGAAACTGTAGATGATGAAGAAACGTTTCTTAAGACTACTGCACGTGCTTTGGGTACAC atttttggttAGGAGCACGAGATGACGTAACTGAAGGAAGCTGGGTATGGTCAGCAGACGACAGTGATTTGGATTATACCGATTGGTACCCTGCTGAACCAAATAATTATCTTGTTGAGGAAGATTGTTTAGAATTGTCTGGTGTCCATAACTGGCAGTGGAATGATGCACcttgtaaaacatttttaattcaaTTCATATGCGAAAAAAG